The nucleotide window CGATTTTTTTTATAGCGTGTAAAAAAGAAGAAATAAAATATGAAAAATTGTATATGAAAGGGTGGGGAATTTATGATGAATTATTTTCGGAATATATATCGGAATATGAAAAAATCGATTGTAGGCGTTGCTCTCCTGGAGATACTCTCAAGTTTGCCGGATTAAAAAATGATCATTTATGGATGTGCATGATCGAGAGGAATGGAAAGAAGAAATTGTTTGAATGGGAGGATTCTGATGTAACAGAAAAAAATCAAAAGAAATTTCTTTATAACGGTGAGTATGGAGAATATATTTTGAATGGGGTAAAAATAAGTAATCTCTCTAAAAAGGATAACGGTTTTATAGCGATTGTTATTTTTTGTGATAAGGATGAAAATACGTGTTTTCCGTCGCCTTGTATTTTTTATAATGGGACAAGTGAAAAGAAAGTCTCTTATACGGGTGGAGGTGTCCTTAATTGGTATGAAGGTACATTTTTTTTATCGGGATGTTGTTACGATAATGATGGTGATCTTATCTATGATACTTACGATCAGGGAAAAGAGAATAAAACGATATTACCCCATCAGAGAATAATCCCGGTTTCTTTAGAAGATGGAATATTTGTGTATCCCGGAGATATGTCCCGATATAATTATAAAGAGCAGAAATTTATTTGGAAATCTTTTTTGAAAAGTCCTTTTCCTCTTTATGGATATAGGCAGAATTTAACGATTCTCGATCAAAGTACATCGGAGTGGAAGTTAAAGCTGACAGTGACTTTTGAAGACAATTCACAAAGTTTTTTTGTATATACTGTGAATATCGATACCGGCTTAGTTTTAGAGCAATAAATGTCGTTATTGTTTTAGAATTTTCAATAGATTATAATCCGATTGAATTTTATTGGAGATGTCCGAAAAATTAAAAGAATGGGAAATGAAGAATTTTCCGTTCTTTTTTTGTTTTTTCAACCTAAAAAAATAGGATAATAATTAATGAAAGTATGATGATTGTAGAAGTGGAATTCCGGAAATTTTCCGGTCAGAGTAAAGAGGGGAGTATTTATTATTTAGTAAAGCATGAGCAATTTCATTTACGAATGAAATCAAATTATGTGCTTTTTGAAAACGAATGGGATAATGAAATACGGGATATTATTATCGATGCGGGTGAACGTAAGGATTATATCGGAAAAATACGTTGCTTTGTAATAGCTGAAAGGGATCTTCTCGAAAAAATTGTTTGCCGATTTATCGAGAATAAGAGTAGATATACTGTTGATGATGTTTATCGTGAATATAACAGATTATTATCTGAAATGTCTTTTTTTTCATTTATAGACGGATGTATTTCTGTATTGAGGACTGAAGGGCATTGGGGTACAGCCCAAAATTATATGAGAGCAAGAAATAGTTTTATCGAATTTATAGGTTGCGATATGCTCCCGTTTACCGCAATTACCGGGGAATTGATGGTAATATACGATAGGTGGCTCAGAAAAAAAGAGGTTTCCCGTAATTCTCGTTCGTTTTATATGCGTCAACTTCGTTCGGTATATAATAAAGCCGTAAATCTTGGGTTAACCACTCAACATTTCCCTTTTAAATCGGTATATACCGGTATAGATAAAACAAGAAAAAGGGCTGTAGAAGAATCGGTTATTAAAAGGCTTATCAGGCTTAATCTTTCCTGTTGCTCTTCTTTGTCATTTACAAGAGACTTGTTTTTGTTTAGTTTCTATATGCGGGGAATTGCTTTTGTCGATATGGCCTTTCTTAAAAAGAGTAATGTTCGAAATGGTTTTATACGTTATACGCGTAGAAAAACGGGTTGTCTTATGGAGGTAAAACTTGAGGATTGTATGAAAGAAATTTTAGAACGTTATGCCCATAAAGTTTCTTATTCTGAATATTTGTTACCTATTATTACCGAAAAAGACGAGGATAAAGCATATAAACAGTATCAGAATAAAAGGAGTTATTATAATAAACAGTTGAAAAAATTATCGGATATGCTTTGTCTTGAAATCCCGTTAACATCATACGTAGCCCGACATACATGGGCTACAATTGCCCGTAATATGAATATATCTTTGTCTGTTATCAGTGCAGGCATGGGACATACATCGGAAACGATGACTAAAATATATTTGGCTTCTTTGGATGCTTCTATGATCGATAATGCAAATTCGAGAATACTTTCTTGTCTCGAATGTATATGAATTTTTTATTGTGTAAGTAGGTAATTTTCGAAAAACGGTAGATCAAGGATATCCTCTTTCTATTACAGAAACAGGACATAATCATTTACACTGAATAAAGGTATGGTATTATCATGATTATTTATCAGTCAACATTTTAATATAATTGTTCCTTAATAATTAATGACACTTTAATTTATTTATAAATTCAAATACAAAATATTTCCTTCTTTCATAAATTCAGGTATAAAATTGAAAACGTATCAAATTTAAATCTAATATATAAGCATATTACACAGTTATATTTATACTTATAATTATATAAATAACCACCTGTTTTAAAAACGAAAAGCATAATATTTATAATCAGTGAGATATAAACAAATGAAAAAAATCTATACATAATATTTCGCTTTTATAACAACAATAAATACAAATATTTATATCTTTGTGACGGTTTCAGTTCCCGTTTCTGTAATAGAAAGGGGAATTCGAGTTGAAATATTATTGTAAATCAGGCAACCGAAACTCGATTGACCGGAAAAATAATTTTTCCGGTGTCCCCGAGGAATGTTCTTTTGGGTAGGTTTTATTTGATATGGCATGGTGCAAAGTTCCGAAATATTCTGGTTTCCATTGCGGGTAACTTATAGCCGGGAGATGAAATTTAAAGAATATCTTGATTCTGTCGGAATCGAAAACTTTGTTCCGATGCATTATGAAGATAGGGAGATTAACGGTCAGAAACATAGAAAATTGGTACCGGTAATACATAATCTCATTTTTGTACATGCTGCGAAATCTGATATCGATATTATAAAATCAGATACCTTATCGGCTTTTCCCATTCGCTATATAATGAAATATAAAAGTAGCGAGCCTTTGGTTATTCCCGATCGGCAAATGCAGGATTTTATTGCTGTTGCCGGAACTTATGATGAACAATTGATGTATCTTACCCCTACCGAAGTTTCTGTGAAGAAAGGCGACC belongs to Coprobacter tertius and includes:
- a CDS encoding tyrosine-type recombinase/integrase; this encodes MMIVEVEFRKFSGQSKEGSIYYLVKHEQFHLRMKSNYVLFENEWDNEIRDIIIDAGERKDYIGKIRCFVIAERDLLEKIVCRFIENKSRYTVDDVYREYNRLLSEMSFFSFIDGCISVLRTEGHWGTAQNYMRARNSFIEFIGCDMLPFTAITGELMVIYDRWLRKKEVSRNSRSFYMRQLRSVYNKAVNLGLTTQHFPFKSVYTGIDKTRKRAVEESVIKRLIRLNLSCCSSLSFTRDLFLFSFYMRGIAFVDMAFLKKSNVRNGFIRYTRRKTGCLMEVKLEDCMKEILERYAHKVSYSEYLLPIITEKDEDKAYKQYQNKRSYYNKQLKKLSDMLCLEIPLTSYVARHTWATIARNMNISLSVISAGMGHTSETMTKIYLASLDASMIDNANSRILSCLECI
- a CDS encoding UpxY family transcription antiterminator, with the protein product MVQSSEIFWFPLRVTYSREMKFKEYLDSVGIENFVPMHYEDREINGQKHRKLVPVIHNLIFVHAAKSDIDIIKSDTLSAFPIRYIMKYKSSEPLVIPDRQMQDFIAVAGTYDEQLMYLTPTEVSVKKGDRVRIKGGIWEGVEGRFVRIKRGLRVVVAIEGVMAVATASLHPSLVEVIERM